The Salegentibacter sp. Hel_I_6 region AAGAAAGAAATGAAAAAAAGATTTCAACGCCGCAGGCAGGAATCTTTTGAGGGTTCCATACTTCATTTTATGAGAGCTCTTAGAGACCAAAGTTTGACCGAAGCAGGATTTAAAATATATAAAGATAAAGTAGAAGCGATGCCCTATGAATATTTTGATATCAAGGGCGATAAAGATTTGGTAAATGTAGAAGTACTTGCCGAAAAATTAAATATTGTGTATAGAGGTTCCGAACAATCTATATTAGAAGCCAACGAAAAATTTTCTATCGATCAATTCGGTAATTACGCCCCACAAAAAAGCCTTTTGCTTAGCGGTAATATGGGTGGTAAAAGACTCGCAGACCTACTACCACCAGATTTCAATAAAGATTAACTATTAAATTAGTAATAAAACTATTTATTTCGTTATATTTGAACTATCAAACAAATAAATATGAAACGCCTAACTAATAAAGAGGAAGAAGTAATGCGCATTCTCTGGCAGCTGGAGAAAGCTTTTGTAAAAGAAATTTTGCCTCATATCCAGGATCAGAAGTTACATTACAATACAGTTTCTACAATCGTACGACATTTGGAAGATAAAGGTTTTGTTTCACATACAGCCTACGGGAATACCCACCAATACTACCCTGCTATTTCCAAAGAAGAGTATAGAAAACATATTATGAGTTTAACATCAAAACGTTTTTTTGATAATTCTTATAAAAGTATGGTGTCTTTTTTTGCCAAGGAAGAGAAAATCAGCGCCGATGAACTTCGTGAAATCCTCGAAATTATAGAAAAAGAGAAAAAGGATTAACCTATGGAAGCATTAGTAACCTACCTTCTTAAAAGTGCGGGAATCCTCACAATTTTCTATTTGGCCTATATTTTTCTGCTAAAAAAAGAAACAAATTTTCAGGTAAATCGGCGTTTTTTACTCGGTGGTATTCTAGCATCTGCTGTGTTACCGGGTGTTTATTTTACACGAAAAGTAATTGTTGAATCCAACAATTTTTCATTTAATGAAATCCCGTTAACGACCAATGTTACTTCAGAAACTTTAGCTTCAACTTTTGGGGTTTGGGAAATCCTGGGTTTTACTTATCTGCTTATTACCCTCTTCTTGCTAATAAGAATCGCTCTTCAACTTTATAATATATTCCGTCTTATTCAGCAAAACAAGATCAAAAAAGCCGAAAACTTCAATTTTGTGAAAACTGGAGCTACAGTTAGCCCCTTTTCTTTTTTTAAATTCATCGTTTATAATCCTGTAGCGCATTCAAAAAAAGATCTAAAAATGATCTTGCAGCACGAAAAGATACATGCTGCCCAATATCACTCCCTGGATATTTTAATCGCTAATCTTACTACCGCTCTACTTTGGTTTAATCCTATTAGCTGGTTGTATAAAAAAAGCGTGGAACAAAATTTAGAATACATCGCCGACAGGGAAACGGTTGCCATTTCGGGAGCAAAAAAATCTTATCAACAAGCCCTGGTCAAGGTTTCAATAGCAAATTTACAACCGGCACTTACCAATCATTTTTATCAATCATTCATCAAAAAAAGAATTCTTATGCTGAATAAAAAATCTTCCCAAAACTCCAGCCTTTGGAAAATAAGCCTGGTTTTTCCGGCACTTTTGGCCTTTTTGCTTGCTTTTAATGTAACCACTGAAGCGCAAACCAAATCTGATTATGTAGTTAGTAATGTTGAATTTTATAATGATACAGATGAAATTTCAGCAACCTTAACTAAATTTTCTCAGGAGGAAAGTTTCAAAAGGCTTTCTAAAGTCTTTAAAAAATACAATGTAGAGCTTGAATTTTCAGATATTGAATACTCCAAAGAAATACTAACCAAGATTAAAGTTTCATTTTTAAATAAAAAAACCAATGAAACCGGGGAATTTTCCACAAGTAATTCAGAAGGGATAGAAACTTTTGAAATCTTTATCAATAAAAAAGCAACCGGTTTTAGAAAGACCAATGCTCTAATGGGGAAAGGTTCTATTTCTTCAAATGGAAGCCTTCTAGATCAACTTGGTAAAAGCCCTTTATATATAATAGACGGTAAAAAATATTCTACTAAAGAATTAGCTAACAAATACCTTGATATTACCGAAAATGGAATTAGTATTTCTACACCAGAGGAAGCTAAAGCAAAATTTGGAAATGAAGCAAAGCACGGCGCTATCATTGCAGAAAATGCTAAAATTTTCGATAATCTACAACAGGAATTAAAAAGAATCGATGAAGAAAATAATGATTTTAAAAGGGAGTTTCTGCAAATAGAGCAGGGTAAAACCCCCACTTTAATTTCGCTTAAAACTAACACGAATAAAACCAGCCAGCAGCAAAAAAATATAAAGGCTAAAAGTGCTTCTTTAAATCCTAAAGAAATTCCCGGCGACCCAATTTATATTTTAAACGGGGAAAAGAGTAAAAAGGAAATTATAGAACTTA contains the following coding sequences:
- a CDS encoding BlaI/MecI/CopY family transcriptional regulator codes for the protein MKRLTNKEEEVMRILWQLEKAFVKEILPHIQDQKLHYNTVSTIVRHLEDKGFVSHTAYGNTHQYYPAISKEEYRKHIMSLTSKRFFDNSYKSMVSFFAKEEKISADELREILEIIEKEKKD
- a CDS encoding M56 family metallopeptidase; the encoded protein is MEALVTYLLKSAGILTIFYLAYIFLLKKETNFQVNRRFLLGGILASAVLPGVYFTRKVIVESNNFSFNEIPLTTNVTSETLASTFGVWEILGFTYLLITLFLLIRIALQLYNIFRLIQQNKIKKAENFNFVKTGATVSPFSFFKFIVYNPVAHSKKDLKMILQHEKIHAAQYHSLDILIANLTTALLWFNPISWLYKKSVEQNLEYIADRETVAISGAKKSYQQALVKVSIANLQPALTNHFYQSFIKKRILMLNKKSSQNSSLWKISLVFPALLAFLLAFNVTTEAQTKSDYVVSNVEFYNDTDEISATLTKFSQEESFKRLSKVFKKYNVELEFSDIEYSKEILTKIKVSFLNKKTNETGEFSTSNSEGIETFEIFINKKATGFRKTNALMGKGSISSNGSLLDQLGKSPLYIIDGKKYSTKELANKYLDITENGISISTPEEAKAKFGNEAKHGAIIAENAKIFDNLQQELKRIDEENNDFKREFLQIEQGKTPTLISLKTNTNKTSQQQKNIKAKSASLNPKEIPGDPIYILNGEKSKKEIIELIDKKLIESVNVLKGESAISLYGEEAKDGAVIITTKVLEKSKKESKKKKIKTKAYSFGFQRFQKKTDHEIMYGKEISFRTGKDINAFQWNKEPNQTTSFYISDKEKTGPVVIIDGEKKNGAAFKELKPKDIEKINVLKGDVAIEKYGNEADYGAIEVTIRKEVEE